A DNA window from Engystomops pustulosus chromosome 10, aEngPut4.maternal, whole genome shotgun sequence contains the following coding sequences:
- the SLC6A9 gene encoding sodium- and chloride-dependent glycine transporter 1 isoform X2: protein MAEKCGDSLLNGAVPSETKRDENVKRGNWGNQIEFVLTSVGYAVGLGNVWRFPYLCYRNGGGAFMFPYFIMLVFCGIPLFFMELSFGQFASQGCLGVWRVSPMFKGVGYGMMVVSTYIGIYYNVVICIAFYYFFMSMSRVLPWTYCNNPWNTENCAGVLSPSSNSSFNLSAPLHQALNMSVLLNQTTKRTSPSEEYWRRYVLQLSDDIGNFGEVRLPILGCLGLSWIVVFLCLIRGVKSSGKVVYFTATFPYVVLTILFVRGITLEGAVDGILYYLTPQWDKILDAKVWGDAASQIFYSLGCAWGGLITMASYNKFHNNCYRDSIIISITNCATSVYAGFVIFSILGFMANHLNVDVSQVADHGPGLAFVAYPEALTLLPISPLWSILFFFMLILLGLGTQFCLLETLVTAIVDEIGNDWIIRWKTCVTLGVAVVGFLLGIPLTTQAGIYWLLLMDNYAASFSLVIISCIMCVAIMYIYGHRNYFKDIEMMLGFPPPLFFQICWRFFSPAIIFFILIFTVIQYQPISYNDYVYPGWAISLGFLMALSSVVCIPLYAAFKIWSSEGDTFLQRLKNAVKPNKDWGPALPEHRTGRYAKSDCPEAQPLNPDKHKKEEIGLTIQGSNGQV from the exons GTGCCTTCATGTTCCCGTACTTCATCATGCTGGTCTTCTGTGGTATCCCGCTCTTCTTCATGGAGTTGTCTTTCGGGCAGTTTGCCAGTCAGGGATGCCTCGGGGTGTGGCGCGTCAGCCCCATGTTTAAAG GGGTGGGCTACGGTATGATGGTGGTCTCCACGTACATCGGGATTTATTACAATGTGGTCATCTGCATCGCCTTCTACTACTTCTTCATGTCCATGAGCCGTGTCCTGCCCTGGACCTACTGCAACAACCCCTGGAACACGGAGAACTGTGCGGGGGTCCTGAGCCCCTCCAGCAACAGCAGCTTCAACCTCAGCGCCCCCCTGCACCAGGCCCTCAACATGTCCGTGCTCctcaaccagaccaccaagaGGACCAGCCCCAGCGAGGAGTACTGGAG GCGTTACGTGCTGCAGTTGTCAGATGACATTGGGAATTTCGGGGAGGTGCGGCTGCCGATCCTCGGGTGTCTGGGGTTGTCCTGGATCGTTGTCTTCCTCTGTCTCATAAGAGGCGTTAAATCCTCTGGGAAG GTGGTTTATTTCACGGCCACGTTCCCCTACGTGGTCCTCACCATCCTCTTTGTGCGGGGGATCACCCTGGAGGGGGCTGTGGACGGCATCTTGTATTACCTGACCCCGCAGTGGGACAAGATCCTGGATGCCAAG GTTTGGGGCGATGCAGCTTCTCAGATCTTCTACTCCTTAGGGTGCGCATGGGGAGGACTCATTACAATGGCGTCCTACAACAAGTTCCACAACAACTGTTACAG GGACAGTATCATCATCAGCATCACAAACTGTGCCACCAGTGTGTACGCCGGCTTCGTCATCTTCTCCATCCTGGGCTTCATGGCCAATCATTTGAACGTGGACGTGTCGCAGGTGGCGGATCACGGTCCCGGTTTGGCGTTTGTGGCGTATCCGGAAGCCCTGACGCTGCTGCCCATATCTCCGCTGTGGTCCATCCTCTTCTTCTTCATGCTCATCCTCCTGGGGCTGGGGACGCAG TTCTGTCTCCTGGAGACTCTGGTCACCGCCATCGTGGATGAGATTGGAAACGACTGGATCATCCGCTGGAAGACGTGTGTGACCCTGGGGGTGGCCGTGGTCGGGTTCCTGCTGGGGATCCCCCTGACCACTCAG GCCGGCATCTactggctgctgctgatggacaACTACGCCGCCAGCTTCTCCCTGGTCATCATCTCCTGCATCATGTGCGTCGCCATCATGTACATATACG GACACCGGAATTACTTCAAGGACATCGAGATGATGCTGggattcccccctcccctctttttCCAGATCTGCTGGCGTTTCTTCTCTCCAGCCATTATATTT TTCATCCTGATCTTCACGGTCATCCAGTACCAGCCGATCTCGTACAATGACTACGTGTACCCGGGCTGGGCCATCTCGCTGGGGTTCCTGATGGCGCTATCATCAGTCGTCTGTATCCCGCTATACGCCGCCTTCAAGATCTGGAGCTCAGAGGGCGACACCTTCCTGCAG AGGTTGAAGAACGCAGTGAAGCCCAACAAGGACTGGGGCCCCGCGCTCCCTGAGCACCGGACCGGCCGCTACGCAAAGAGCGACTGCCCCGAGGCCCAACCCCTGAACCCTGACAAGCACAAAAAGGAGGAGATCGGCCTGACAATACAGGGCAGTAACGGGCAGGTGTAA
- the SLC6A9 gene encoding sodium- and chloride-dependent glycine transporter 1 isoform X3 translates to MGLCVNGAVPSETKRDENVKRGNWGNQIEFVLTSVGYAVGLGNVWRFPYLCYRNGGGAFMFPYFIMLVFCGIPLFFMELSFGQFASQGCLGVWRVSPMFKGVGYGMMVVSTYIGIYYNVVICIAFYYFFMSMSRVLPWTYCNNPWNTENCAGVLSPSSNSSFNLSAPLHQALNMSVLLNQTTKRTSPSEEYWRRYVLQLSDDIGNFGEVRLPILGCLGLSWIVVFLCLIRGVKSSGKVVYFTATFPYVVLTILFVRGITLEGAVDGILYYLTPQWDKILDAKVWGDAASQIFYSLGCAWGGLITMASYNKFHNNCYRDSIIISITNCATSVYAGFVIFSILGFMANHLNVDVSQVADHGPGLAFVAYPEALTLLPISPLWSILFFFMLILLGLGTQFCLLETLVTAIVDEIGNDWIIRWKTCVTLGVAVVGFLLGIPLTTQAGIYWLLLMDNYAASFSLVIISCIMCVAIMYIYGHRNYFKDIEMMLGFPPPLFFQICWRFFSPAIIFFILIFTVIQYQPISYNDYVYPGWAISLGFLMALSSVVCIPLYAAFKIWSSEGDTFLQRLKNAVKPNKDWGPALPEHRTGRYAKSDCPEAQPLNPDKHKKEEIGLTIQGSNGQV, encoded by the exons GTGCCTTCATGTTCCCGTACTTCATCATGCTGGTCTTCTGTGGTATCCCGCTCTTCTTCATGGAGTTGTCTTTCGGGCAGTTTGCCAGTCAGGGATGCCTCGGGGTGTGGCGCGTCAGCCCCATGTTTAAAG GGGTGGGCTACGGTATGATGGTGGTCTCCACGTACATCGGGATTTATTACAATGTGGTCATCTGCATCGCCTTCTACTACTTCTTCATGTCCATGAGCCGTGTCCTGCCCTGGACCTACTGCAACAACCCCTGGAACACGGAGAACTGTGCGGGGGTCCTGAGCCCCTCCAGCAACAGCAGCTTCAACCTCAGCGCCCCCCTGCACCAGGCCCTCAACATGTCCGTGCTCctcaaccagaccaccaagaGGACCAGCCCCAGCGAGGAGTACTGGAG GCGTTACGTGCTGCAGTTGTCAGATGACATTGGGAATTTCGGGGAGGTGCGGCTGCCGATCCTCGGGTGTCTGGGGTTGTCCTGGATCGTTGTCTTCCTCTGTCTCATAAGAGGCGTTAAATCCTCTGGGAAG GTGGTTTATTTCACGGCCACGTTCCCCTACGTGGTCCTCACCATCCTCTTTGTGCGGGGGATCACCCTGGAGGGGGCTGTGGACGGCATCTTGTATTACCTGACCCCGCAGTGGGACAAGATCCTGGATGCCAAG GTTTGGGGCGATGCAGCTTCTCAGATCTTCTACTCCTTAGGGTGCGCATGGGGAGGACTCATTACAATGGCGTCCTACAACAAGTTCCACAACAACTGTTACAG GGACAGTATCATCATCAGCATCACAAACTGTGCCACCAGTGTGTACGCCGGCTTCGTCATCTTCTCCATCCTGGGCTTCATGGCCAATCATTTGAACGTGGACGTGTCGCAGGTGGCGGATCACGGTCCCGGTTTGGCGTTTGTGGCGTATCCGGAAGCCCTGACGCTGCTGCCCATATCTCCGCTGTGGTCCATCCTCTTCTTCTTCATGCTCATCCTCCTGGGGCTGGGGACGCAG TTCTGTCTCCTGGAGACTCTGGTCACCGCCATCGTGGATGAGATTGGAAACGACTGGATCATCCGCTGGAAGACGTGTGTGACCCTGGGGGTGGCCGTGGTCGGGTTCCTGCTGGGGATCCCCCTGACCACTCAG GCCGGCATCTactggctgctgctgatggacaACTACGCCGCCAGCTTCTCCCTGGTCATCATCTCCTGCATCATGTGCGTCGCCATCATGTACATATACG GACACCGGAATTACTTCAAGGACATCGAGATGATGCTGggattcccccctcccctctttttCCAGATCTGCTGGCGTTTCTTCTCTCCAGCCATTATATTT TTCATCCTGATCTTCACGGTCATCCAGTACCAGCCGATCTCGTACAATGACTACGTGTACCCGGGCTGGGCCATCTCGCTGGGGTTCCTGATGGCGCTATCATCAGTCGTCTGTATCCCGCTATACGCCGCCTTCAAGATCTGGAGCTCAGAGGGCGACACCTTCCTGCAG AGGTTGAAGAACGCAGTGAAGCCCAACAAGGACTGGGGCCCCGCGCTCCCTGAGCACCGGACCGGCCGCTACGCAAAGAGCGACTGCCCCGAGGCCCAACCCCTGAACCCTGACAAGCACAAAAAGGAGGAGATCGGCCTGACAATACAGGGCAGTAACGGGCAGGTGTAA